A DNA window from Micromonospora inyonensis contains the following coding sequences:
- the htpG gene encoding molecular chaperone HtpG, giving the protein MSNGVETREFQAEARQLLQLMVHSIYSNKDVFLRELVSNASDALDKLRLESMVDKELDADTSDLHIAIEVDREKRTLTVRDNGIGMSRDDVVTLIGTIAKSGTAELLRKLRESKDASASQDLIGQFGVGFYATFMVADRVELVTRRAGQAGGTRWESTGEGTYTIEEVDDAPQGTSVTVHLKPEDSEDNLFDYTADWKIREIVKRYSDFIAWPIRMTVERTDAEGTTTTDVATLNSMKALWARPRSEVDEAEYKEFYKHLSHDWVDPLETIHMRGEGTFEYEALLFLPSHAPFDLFAREGRRGVQLYVKRVFIMDDCEALMPDYLRFVKGVVDAHDLSLNISREILQQDRQIRAVRRRLVKKVLTTVRSMMTEHPDRYRTFWTEFGRAVKEGLIDDTENRDTLLEITSLASTRDETELTTLAEYVERMKDGQSDIYYMTGESRAMIENSPHMEAFRAKGYEVLVLTDPVDEVWVERVGEFDGRPLRSIAKGQVDLDTEEEKKNAEPEREQQRKDFEALLAWLGEQLADQVREVRLSSRLTTSPACIVGDAYDMTPTLEKMYRAMGQDVPPVKRILELNPTHPLVTGLRKAHEQDGDKEILTETAELLHGMALLAEGGELADPSRFTRILADRLARTL; this is encoded by the coding sequence GTGAGCAACGGGGTCGAGACGCGCGAGTTCCAGGCCGAGGCGCGTCAGCTGCTTCAGCTGATGGTCCACTCAATCTACTCGAACAAGGACGTCTTCCTGCGGGAGCTCGTCTCGAACGCGTCCGACGCGCTGGACAAACTGCGGTTGGAGTCGATGGTCGACAAGGAGCTCGACGCCGACACCTCCGACCTGCACATCGCCATCGAGGTCGACCGGGAGAAGCGGACGTTGACCGTCCGGGACAACGGCATCGGCATGTCCCGCGACGACGTGGTCACGCTGATCGGCACGATCGCCAAGTCCGGTACGGCGGAGTTGCTGCGCAAGCTGAGGGAGTCGAAGGACGCCTCCGCGTCGCAGGACCTCATCGGCCAGTTCGGGGTGGGCTTCTACGCCACGTTCATGGTCGCCGACCGGGTGGAGCTGGTCACCCGCCGGGCCGGGCAGGCCGGCGGTACCCGGTGGGAGTCCACCGGCGAGGGCACCTACACCATCGAGGAGGTCGACGACGCCCCGCAGGGCACCTCGGTCACCGTGCACCTCAAGCCGGAGGACAGCGAGGACAACCTCTTCGACTACACCGCCGACTGGAAGATCCGGGAGATCGTCAAGCGGTACTCCGACTTCATCGCCTGGCCGATCCGGATGACGGTGGAGCGCACCGACGCCGAGGGAACGACGACCACCGACGTGGCGACCCTCAACTCGATGAAGGCGCTCTGGGCCCGGCCCCGCAGCGAGGTCGACGAGGCCGAGTACAAGGAGTTCTACAAGCACCTCAGCCACGACTGGGTCGACCCGCTGGAGACCATCCACATGCGGGGCGAGGGCACCTTCGAGTACGAGGCGCTGCTGTTCCTGCCGTCCCACGCGCCGTTCGACCTGTTCGCCCGGGAGGGGCGGCGCGGCGTCCAGCTCTACGTCAAGCGCGTCTTCATCATGGACGACTGCGAGGCGCTGATGCCGGACTACCTGCGCTTCGTCAAGGGTGTGGTGGACGCCCACGACCTGTCGCTGAACATCTCCCGGGAGATCCTCCAGCAGGACCGGCAGATCCGGGCGGTCCGCCGCCGTCTGGTCAAGAAGGTGCTCACCACGGTCCGCAGCATGATGACCGAGCACCCCGACCGGTACCGCACCTTCTGGACCGAGTTCGGTCGCGCGGTCAAGGAGGGGCTGATCGACGACACCGAGAACCGGGACACCCTGCTGGAGATCACCTCGCTCGCCTCGACCCGGGACGAGACCGAGCTGACCACCCTCGCGGAGTACGTCGAGCGGATGAAGGACGGCCAGAGCGACATCTACTACATGACCGGCGAGTCCCGGGCGATGATCGAGAACTCGCCGCACATGGAGGCGTTCCGCGCCAAGGGCTACGAGGTGCTCGTCCTCACCGACCCGGTGGACGAGGTGTGGGTCGAGCGGGTCGGCGAGTTCGACGGCCGCCCGTTGCGCTCGATCGCCAAGGGGCAGGTCGACCTGGACACCGAGGAGGAGAAGAAGAACGCCGAACCGGAGCGGGAGCAGCAGCGCAAGGACTTCGAGGCGCTGTTGGCCTGGCTGGGCGAGCAGCTCGCCGACCAGGTGCGGGAGGTCCGTCTCTCGTCCCGCCTGACCACCTCCCCGGCCTGCATCGTCGGCGACGCGTACGACATGACCCCGACGCTGGAGAAGATGTACCGGGCGATGGGGCAGGACGTCCCGCCGGTCAAGCGGATCCTGGAGCTGAACCCGACCCACCCGCTCGTCACCGGGCTGCGCAAGGCGCACGAGCAGGACGGCGACAAGGAGATACTGACCGAGACGGCCGAACTGCTGCACGGCATGGCGCTGCTGGCCGAGGGCGGCGAACTCGCCGACCCGTCCCGGTTCACCCGCATCCTCGCCGACCGGCTCGCCCGGACGCTGTAG
- a CDS encoding DUF1707 SHOCT-like domain-containing protein, with protein MPDVEPRFPASPRDGGLRYQRPTAPPRPPHWPMARHGGTSMNLRERVGTHQRTAVAELLASALAEGYLDFAEFDRRTAATHRAVTVGHLFAQVGDLPHQFRWQPTPPVVASPPRPHGGTMAAVALALSVVSVPLAFCAGVGGLLAVPGVVLGALSLRNSGSHGVGLAAVLLGLVGTVLSLGLLAVYVLT; from the coding sequence ATGCCGGACGTCGAACCCCGTTTTCCCGCCTCCCCCCGAGATGGCGGCCTGCGGTACCAGCGGCCGACCGCTCCGCCGCGTCCCCCGCACTGGCCGATGGCCAGGCACGGCGGCACGTCGATGAACCTCCGTGAGCGGGTGGGCACCCACCAGCGCACCGCTGTCGCCGAGCTGCTGGCCAGCGCGCTGGCGGAGGGCTATCTCGACTTCGCGGAGTTCGACCGACGGACGGCCGCCACCCACCGGGCGGTGACGGTGGGTCACCTCTTCGCCCAGGTGGGGGACCTGCCCCACCAGTTCCGGTGGCAGCCGACGCCGCCGGTCGTCGCATCGCCGCCGCGCCCCCACGGCGGCACGATGGCGGCCGTGGCGCTCGCACTGAGCGTGGTGTCCGTTCCGCTGGCGTTCTGCGCTGGCGTGGGTGGCCTTCTCGCCGTCCCCGGTGTCGTCCTGGGTGCTCTGTCGCTCAGGAACAGCGGCAGTCACGGGGTCGGCCTGGCGGCGGTGCTCCTCGGGCTCGTCGGGACGGTGCTGTCGCTCGGTCTGCTGGCCGTCTACGTCCTGACCTGA
- a CDS encoding STM4014 family protein, which produces MPVTGDPRLAVVGNPDNRRVRLFTEAAVGAGLPRPAVLSWRELLTGAAPPPAGTLVRVDSPGEDAEVDRLLRGAAEPARHGEIVGTAAAHAGLRRALDRLASGGATLLSQPDDIVTMCDKRRCHAVLDAAGVPVPAAVGEVTGYADLRAAMRRAGWSRVFVKPAHGSSASGVLAFAADGSRVVATTPVERAEGRLFNSLRVRRYTDEAEVAEIVDRLAPDALHVERWLPKAGLDGRVVDLRVVVVAGRPTHAVVRAGRGPITNLHLGNARGDLAALRAAAGPTSWAAAMETCARVAACFPRTLHVAVDLMFLVGWARHAVAEVNAFGDLLPGVLADGRDTYATQLHALRGGWRPAGGAGRETACAT; this is translated from the coding sequence GTGCCCGTAACCGGCGACCCGCGCCTGGCCGTCGTCGGCAACCCCGACAACCGTCGGGTCCGGCTTTTCACCGAGGCGGCCGTCGGCGCGGGGCTGCCCCGACCGGCCGTACTGTCCTGGCGGGAACTGCTCACCGGGGCCGCGCCGCCCCCGGCGGGCACGCTGGTGCGGGTGGACTCCCCCGGTGAGGACGCCGAGGTCGACCGGCTGCTGCGCGGGGCCGCCGAGCCGGCTCGGCACGGTGAGATCGTCGGGACGGCCGCCGCGCACGCCGGCCTGCGGCGGGCGCTGGACCGGCTCGCCTCCGGCGGGGCGACCCTGCTCAGCCAGCCCGACGACATCGTCACCATGTGCGACAAGCGGCGCTGCCACGCGGTGCTCGACGCCGCCGGGGTGCCGGTGCCGGCGGCGGTGGGCGAGGTCACCGGTTACGCCGACCTGCGCGCGGCGATGCGCCGGGCCGGCTGGTCGCGGGTGTTCGTCAAACCGGCCCACGGCTCGTCGGCGTCCGGGGTGCTCGCCTTCGCGGCCGACGGGTCCCGGGTGGTCGCCACCACGCCGGTGGAGCGGGCCGAGGGGCGGCTGTTCAACTCGTTGCGGGTGCGCCGCTACACCGACGAGGCCGAGGTGGCGGAGATCGTCGACCGGCTCGCCCCGGACGCGCTGCACGTCGAGCGGTGGCTGCCCAAGGCGGGGCTGGACGGCCGGGTGGTGGACCTGCGGGTCGTGGTGGTGGCCGGGCGTCCCACCCACGCCGTGGTCCGGGCCGGGCGTGGGCCGATCACCAACCTGCACCTGGGCAACGCCCGGGGCGACCTGGCGGCGCTGCGCGCGGCGGCCGGTCCGACCAGCTGGGCGGCGGCGATGGAGACCTGCGCGCGGGTGGCGGCGTGTTTCCCGCGTACGCTGCACGTCGCTGTCGACCTGATGTTCCTGGTCGGCTGGGCCCGGCACGCCGTCGCCGAGGTCAACGCCTTCGGTGACCTGCTGCCCGGGGTGCTCGCCGACGGCCGAGACACCTACGCCACCCAGCTGCACGCGCTGCGCGGCGGCTGGCGTCCGGCCGGCGGGGCGGGACGGGAGACGGCGTGCGCGACCTGA
- a CDS encoding STM4013/SEN3800 family hydrolase, producing MRDLIDSHDLLLVTLDTLRFDVADDLARAGRTPTLARVLPGGRWERRHSPASFTYAAHHAFFAGFLPTPTGPGPHQRLFAARFPGSESAGVDTWVFDAPDLPTALRAEGYHTVCLGGVGFFNLRSPLGAVLPGLFAEAHWEPEFGVTAPDCLGAQLDRLAEVVDRVPTGRPLFTFLNVAALHQPNRHYLPGAATDDRASHAAALEYVDSRLDRLFALATARGRPTFVILCSDHGTAYGEDGHTGHRIGHDVVWTVPYAHFTLHPGDT from the coding sequence GTGCGCGACCTGATCGACTCCCACGACCTGCTGCTGGTCACCCTGGACACGCTCCGCTTCGACGTGGCCGACGACCTGGCCCGCGCCGGGCGCACCCCGACGCTGGCCCGTGTGCTGCCCGGCGGGCGGTGGGAGCGGCGACACAGCCCGGCCAGCTTCACCTACGCCGCCCACCACGCGTTCTTCGCCGGCTTCCTGCCCACCCCCACCGGCCCGGGGCCGCACCAGCGACTCTTCGCCGCCCGCTTCCCGGGCAGCGAGTCCGCCGGGGTGGACACCTGGGTGTTCGACGCACCCGACCTGCCCACCGCGCTGCGCGCCGAGGGCTACCACACGGTCTGCCTCGGCGGGGTGGGCTTCTTCAACCTGCGCAGCCCGCTCGGGGCGGTGCTGCCCGGCCTCTTCGCCGAGGCGCACTGGGAGCCGGAGTTCGGGGTGACCGCACCCGACTGCCTGGGCGCGCAGCTGGACCGGCTGGCCGAGGTCGTCGACCGGGTGCCCACCGGCCGGCCGTTGTTCACCTTCCTCAACGTCGCCGCGCTGCACCAGCCGAACCGGCACTACCTGCCCGGCGCGGCCACCGACGACCGGGCCAGCCACGCCGCCGCGCTGGAGTACGTCGACAGCCGCCTGGACCGCCTGTTCGCGCTGGCCACCGCGCGTGGCCGACCCACCTTCGTGATCCTGTGCTCGGACCACGGCACCGCCTACGGCGAGGACGGGCACACCGGCCACCGGATCGGCCACGACGTGGTCTGGACCGTGCCGTACGCCCACTTCACCCTTCACCCGGGAGACACGTGA
- a CDS encoding winged helix DNA-binding domain-containing protein, producing the protein MGRRVRKRWGDTTVEFSTRDTLAWRMASLLLRPGHLSPPADVAGVVEWFGAMQAQDVASGLWSLGVRLPGSTVGDVQAALERREALRTWPMRGTVHLVPSRDAHWMLAVLGERALAGAARRREVLGLSEQTADRAVEVLGAALAGGGRFTRDECRQALAEAGVDCAGQLLYHLLWYASQRGVLCIAPHVGTEQTFVLLDEWVPDPHRPERDEALATIALRYFRSHGPTTRQDFAGWTGLTAADARRGIAAAGDALTTVRVEGVEMVMTPELRDAGPPPPADDLWTLPGFDEYLLGFKDRSLMVDREHLSAIVPGGNGVFQSTVVRSGRVVATWKRTVGRKQTVVRVAPLVDLDPAERARVEEAFGPYGHFVGQPLRIDWP; encoded by the coding sequence ATGGGGAGACGGGTCCGGAAACGGTGGGGAGACACGACGGTGGAGTTCAGCACGCGGGACACGCTCGCCTGGCGGATGGCCAGCCTGCTGCTGCGACCCGGACACCTGAGCCCGCCGGCCGACGTCGCCGGGGTGGTCGAGTGGTTCGGCGCGATGCAGGCCCAGGACGTCGCCAGCGGCCTCTGGTCGCTCGGCGTACGTCTGCCTGGCTCCACCGTCGGCGACGTGCAGGCGGCGCTGGAACGGCGGGAGGCGTTGCGCACCTGGCCGATGCGCGGGACGGTGCACCTGGTGCCGTCCCGGGACGCGCACTGGATGCTGGCGGTGCTGGGGGAGCGGGCGCTGGCCGGCGCGGCGCGACGCCGGGAGGTCCTCGGGCTGAGCGAGCAGACCGCCGACCGGGCCGTGGAGGTGCTCGGCGCGGCGCTGGCCGGTGGCGGCCGGTTCACCCGGGACGAGTGCCGCCAGGCGCTCGCCGAGGCCGGCGTCGACTGCGCCGGGCAGCTCCTCTACCACCTGCTCTGGTACGCCAGCCAGCGCGGCGTGCTCTGCATCGCCCCGCACGTCGGCACCGAGCAGACGTTCGTGCTGCTCGACGAGTGGGTGCCCGACCCGCACCGGCCGGAGCGGGACGAGGCGCTGGCCACCATCGCGCTGCGCTACTTCCGCAGCCACGGCCCCACCACCCGGCAGGACTTCGCCGGCTGGACGGGGCTGACCGCCGCCGACGCCCGACGGGGGATCGCGGCGGCCGGCGACGCCCTGACCACCGTCCGCGTCGAGGGTGTCGAGATGGTGATGACCCCCGAGCTGCGCGACGCCGGCCCTCCACCTCCGGCCGACGACCTGTGGACCCTGCCCGGCTTCGACGAGTACCTGCTGGGTTTCAAGGACCGGTCGCTGATGGTCGACCGGGAGCACCTGTCGGCGATCGTCCCCGGCGGCAACGGGGTGTTCCAGTCGACGGTGGTCCGCTCCGGACGGGTGGTGGCCACCTGGAAACGCACCGTCGGGCGGAAGCAGACGGTGGTGCGGGTGGCGCCGTTGGTCGACCTGGATCCGGCGGAGCGGGCCCGCGTCGAGGAGGCGTTCGGGCCGTACGGGCACTTCGTCGGGCAGCCGCTGCGGATCGACTGGCCCTGA